In Agromyces archimandritae, one genomic interval encodes:
- a CDS encoding helix-turn-helix domain-containing protein: protein MGKVIEFTAASRAPRRLWRHLVGEVLRAERHGQERIITEVAAAAGVSPQYLSEVERGLKEPSSEILESVAAALGLTLLDLARRVADRLSAPARGGLVRELGSSIRPGERAGEWMPVAAPPAAAPRSETLLAA from the coding sequence ATGGGCAAGGTCATCGAGTTCACCGCCGCATCCCGCGCCCCGCGCCGCCTGTGGCGCCACCTCGTCGGCGAGGTGCTCCGCGCCGAACGCCACGGGCAGGAACGCATCATCACCGAGGTCGCCGCGGCCGCCGGTGTGTCGCCGCAGTACCTGTCGGAGGTCGAGCGGGGGCTGAAAGAGCCCTCGAGCGAGATCCTGGAGTCGGTCGCCGCTGCGCTCGGGCTGACGCTCCTCGACCTCGCGCGGCGCGTCGCGGACCGGCTGTCGGCCCCCGCACGCGGCGGCCTCGTGCGCGAGCTCGGCTCCTCGATCCGCCCGGGCGAACGTGCCGGCGAGTGGATGCCGGTGGCCGCCCCGCCGGCGGCCGCGCCCCGCTCCGAAACGCTCCTCGCGGCCTGA
- a CDS encoding ClpP family protease, producing MSSYTIPYVTERRGNGERSLDVYSRLLSERIVYLGTEIDDGVANVLIAQFLHLAADSAEAPVQLYINSAGGDPGAALAVYDTMQHIRPPVATTCVGQAVGPAAVLLAGGAGGRRSILPHGRVVLHQPASQGRGPIPDLILHADEVVRVRAELEEALARDTGKSAAELRHDTDRDLVLPAAAAVAYGLADHLLAAPPTPPVE from the coding sequence ATGAGCTCCTACACGATCCCCTACGTCACCGAGCGCCGCGGCAACGGCGAACGCTCCCTGGACGTGTACAGCCGGCTGCTGTCGGAACGCATCGTCTACCTCGGCACCGAGATCGACGACGGCGTCGCGAACGTCCTCATCGCCCAGTTCCTGCACCTGGCCGCTGACAGCGCCGAGGCGCCCGTGCAGCTCTACATCAACTCCGCCGGCGGCGATCCGGGCGCCGCCCTCGCCGTCTACGACACGATGCAGCACATCCGCCCGCCCGTGGCGACGACCTGCGTCGGCCAGGCCGTCGGCCCGGCCGCGGTGCTCCTGGCCGGCGGCGCGGGCGGGCGGCGGTCGATCCTGCCGCACGGCCGCGTCGTGCTGCACCAGCCGGCGAGCCAGGGCCGCGGGCCCATCCCCGATCTCATCCTGCACGCCGACGAGGTCGTGCGCGTGCGCGCCGAACTCGAGGAGGCGCTCGCCCGCGACACGGGCAAGTCGGCCGCCGAGCTCCGCCATGACACGGATCGCGACCTCGTGCTGCCGGCGGCCGCGGCCGTCGCCTACGGCCTCGCCGACCACCTGCTCGCCGCCCCGCCCACCCCGCCGGTCGAGTAG
- a CDS encoding ClpP family protease has translation MSETETPPPPIDAVLTARLFHERIIVLGSELEPAGGNRLVAQLAALAADDPRRDIRFWINSPGGSVVDMLAIRDVIRTIPNDVWTVATGMAASAGQFLLSAGTPGKRRALPHARILLHQGSAGIGGTAVDIELQAEDLRRTRDTVLGIIADDTGQPIERVREDSLRDRWYSAEEALEYGFIDGILSGFEEFFGDAGRHVTGMRA, from the coding sequence ATGAGCGAAACCGAGACCCCGCCGCCGCCCATCGACGCGGTGCTGACCGCACGCCTCTTCCACGAGCGCATCATCGTGCTCGGCAGCGAACTCGAGCCGGCCGGCGGCAACCGGCTCGTCGCCCAGCTGGCCGCGCTCGCAGCCGACGACCCGCGCCGCGACATCCGCTTCTGGATCAACAGCCCCGGGGGATCGGTCGTCGACATGCTCGCGATCCGCGACGTCATCCGCACGATCCCGAACGATGTCTGGACCGTCGCGACCGGCATGGCCGCCAGCGCCGGGCAGTTCCTGCTCTCGGCCGGCACCCCCGGCAAGCGCCGCGCGCTGCCGCACGCGCGCATCCTGCTGCACCAGGGCTCGGCGGGCATCGGCGGCACCGCCGTCGACATCGAACTGCAGGCCGAGGACCTCCGCCGCACCCGCGACACCGTGCTCGGCATCATCGCCGACGACACCGGGCAGCCGATCGAACGCGTCCGCGAGGATTCGCTGCGCGACCGCTGGTACAGCGCCGAAGAGGCCCTCGAGTACGGCTTCATCGACGGCATCCTGAGCGGCTTCGAGGAGTTCTTCGGCGACGCCGGCCGCCACGTGACGGGGATGCGCGCATGA
- the narI gene encoding respiratory nitrate reductase subunit gamma: MNPLDILAWVAYPYAAAAVFIVGHIWRYRYDKFGWTTRSSELYEKPLLRWGSPMFHFGILMVIVGHVVGLLIPREWLYAIGIDEHIYHIGATVLGTAAAVLTLAGLAILIYRRRTVGPVFLATTVMDKIMYVVLGATLLFGTIATIQFQIFEGGYQYRTTVSPWVRSLLGFQPQPELMATVPLWFQLHVLTATLLFALWPFTRLVHVFSAPVGYLFRPYLVYRSRDAVAPGRTPRRGWEGIEAPDPKRLTRP; this comes from the coding sequence GTGAACCCGCTCGACATCCTCGCCTGGGTCGCCTACCCCTACGCCGCCGCGGCCGTGTTCATCGTCGGCCACATCTGGCGGTACCGCTACGACAAGTTCGGCTGGACGACGCGGTCGAGCGAACTGTACGAGAAGCCGCTGCTGCGCTGGGGCTCGCCGATGTTCCACTTCGGCATCCTGATGGTCATCGTCGGCCACGTCGTCGGCCTCCTGATCCCCCGCGAGTGGCTCTACGCCATCGGCATCGACGAGCACATCTACCACATCGGCGCGACGGTGCTCGGCACGGCGGCGGCCGTCCTCACCCTCGCGGGCCTGGCGATCCTGATCTATCGGCGCCGCACCGTCGGCCCCGTCTTCCTCGCGACGACCGTCATGGACAAGATCATGTACGTCGTGCTCGGCGCGACCCTGCTCTTCGGCACCATCGCCACCATCCAGTTCCAGATCTTCGAGGGCGGCTACCAGTACCGCACGACCGTCTCGCCGTGGGTCCGCAGCCTCCTCGGCTTCCAGCCGCAGCCCGAGCTCATGGCGACCGTGCCGCTCTGGTTCCAGCTGCACGTGCTGACGGCGACGCTGCTGTTCGCGCTGTGGCCGTTCACGCGCCTCGTGCACGTGTTCTCGGCGCCCGTCGGCTACCTGTTCCGGCCGTACCTCGTGTACCGCTCGCGCGACGCCGTCGCCCCGGGCCGCACGCCCCGGCGCGGCTGGGAGGGCATCGAGGCGCCCGACCCGAAGCGGCTCACCAGGCCGTAG
- the narJ gene encoding nitrate reductase molybdenum cofactor assembly chaperone yields MRLPRQIRFSRPPARIAPVRIDEQARRSLHMVLSLLLDYPGEALDDGRVRTAASSLPEPFGEAVREFLSRVDAMARPELEDHYVRTFDLKRKCSMYLSYYATGDTRRRGTALIAFLDAYRAAGWEFDAAELPDYLPAVLEFSALSDSPIAAELIAAHREGIEVLREALDRLGSPYAGLVGALCRSLPELDEATLERYRTLIEEGPPAETVGLPFPQLAPYGGGSTAPLGAAAGPAGTAPFGTASFGTAPFGSETAP; encoded by the coding sequence ATGAGGCTTCCCCGGCAGATCCGTTTCTCGCGCCCGCCGGCGCGCATCGCCCCGGTGCGCATCGACGAGCAGGCCCGCCGCAGCCTCCACATGGTGCTCTCGCTGCTGCTCGACTACCCGGGCGAGGCGCTGGACGACGGGCGCGTGCGCACGGCCGCGTCGAGTCTGCCGGAGCCGTTCGGCGAGGCGGTGCGCGAGTTCCTGTCGCGAGTGGATGCCATGGCGCGCCCCGAGCTCGAGGACCACTACGTGCGCACCTTCGACCTGAAACGCAAGTGCAGCATGTACCTGAGCTATTACGCGACCGGCGACACCCGCCGCCGCGGCACGGCGCTCATCGCGTTCCTCGACGCCTACCGCGCCGCCGGATGGGAGTTCGACGCCGCCGAACTGCCCGACTACCTGCCGGCCGTACTGGAGTTCTCGGCCCTCAGCGACTCGCCGATCGCCGCCGAGCTGATCGCCGCCCACCGCGAGGGCATCGAGGTGCTCCGCGAGGCCCTCGACCGGCTCGGCAGCCCCTACGCCGGGCTCGTCGGCGCCCTCTGCCGAAGCCTGCCCGAGCTCGACGAGGCCACCCTCGAGCGTTACCGCACCCTCATCGAGGAGGGGCCGCCTGCCGAAACGGTCGGCCTGCCCTTCCCGCAGCTGGCGCCGTACGGGGGCGGATCCACCGCGCCGCTCGGCGCCGCAGCCGGCCCCGCCGGAACCGCACCATTCGGAACCGCCTCTTTCGGAACAGCCCCGTTCGGATCGGAGACCGCACCGTGA
- the narH gene encoding nitrate reductase subunit beta, with amino-acid sequence MRVMAQMSMVMNLDKCIGCHTCSVTCKQAWTNRSGVEYVWFNNVETRPGLGYPRRYEDQEEWKGGWVRTRNGRLKLKAGGKLKKLATIFSNPKMPDIQDYYEPWTYDYDMLLNAPAGEQTPVARPVSLLTGEPTKITWSANWDDDLGGSTATMADDPILQHMSEHVAEEFEQTFMFYLPRICEHCLNPSCVASCPSGAMYKRSEDGIVLVDQDKCRGWRMCVSGCPYKKVYFNHKTGKAEKCTLCYPRIEVGLPTVCSETCVGRLRYLGLVLYDVDKVAEAASVEDEHDLLEAQRDVFLDPHDPAVIAQARADGIPEDWIDAAQRSPIHRLISEYRVALPLHPEYRTMPMVWYIPPLSPVVDVVAGSGADGEDARTLFAAIDKLRIPMEYLAGLFTAGDMEPVAESLKKLAGMRSYMRDVNLGAERDESIAASIGMTGAEVEEMYRLLAIAKYDERYVIPTAHAEQARDLEELACSLDYEGGPGMGGAGPFGQSSGPDVPVAVENFHALANRQRADRPSTPGRVNLLNWDGNGSPSGLFPPKDEE; translated from the coding sequence ATGCGGGTCATGGCGCAGATGTCGATGGTGATGAACCTCGACAAGTGCATCGGATGTCACACCTGCTCGGTGACCTGCAAGCAGGCGTGGACGAACCGCTCGGGCGTCGAATACGTGTGGTTCAACAACGTCGAGACCCGCCCGGGGCTCGGCTACCCGCGCCGTTACGAGGATCAGGAGGAGTGGAAGGGCGGCTGGGTCCGCACCCGGAACGGCCGCCTGAAGCTGAAGGCCGGCGGCAAGCTGAAGAAGCTCGCCACGATCTTCTCGAACCCGAAGATGCCCGACATCCAGGACTACTACGAGCCCTGGACGTACGACTACGACATGCTGCTGAACGCCCCCGCCGGCGAGCAGACCCCGGTGGCCCGGCCGGTGAGCCTGCTCACGGGCGAGCCGACGAAGATCACCTGGTCGGCGAACTGGGACGACGACCTCGGCGGCTCCACGGCGACCATGGCCGACGACCCGATCCTGCAGCACATGTCGGAGCATGTCGCCGAGGAGTTCGAGCAGACGTTCATGTTCTACCTGCCGCGCATCTGCGAGCACTGTTTGAATCCCTCCTGCGTGGCCTCCTGCCCGTCCGGGGCGATGTACAAGCGCAGCGAGGACGGCATCGTCCTCGTCGATCAGGACAAGTGCCGCGGCTGGCGCATGTGCGTCTCGGGCTGCCCGTACAAGAAGGTCTACTTCAACCACAAGACCGGCAAGGCCGAGAAGTGCACCCTGTGCTACCCGCGCATCGAGGTCGGGCTTCCGACGGTGTGCTCGGAGACCTGCGTGGGGCGGCTGCGCTACCTCGGACTCGTGCTCTACGACGTCGACAAGGTCGCCGAGGCCGCCTCGGTCGAGGACGAACACGATCTGCTGGAGGCCCAGCGCGACGTGTTCCTCGACCCGCACGACCCGGCCGTGATCGCCCAGGCGCGCGCGGATGGCATCCCCGAGGACTGGATCGACGCCGCCCAGCGGAGCCCGATCCACCGCCTCATCAGCGAATACCGGGTGGCGCTGCCGTTGCACCCCGAGTACCGCACGATGCCGATGGTCTGGTACATTCCGCCGCTGTCGCCCGTCGTCGACGTGGTCGCCGGCAGCGGCGCCGACGGCGAGGACGCCCGCACCCTGTTCGCCGCGATCGACAAGCTGCGGATCCCGATGGAGTACCTCGCCGGCCTCTTCACCGCAGGCGACATGGAGCCCGTCGCCGAGTCGCTGAAGAAGCTCGCCGGCATGCGCTCGTACATGCGCGATGTGAACCTCGGCGCCGAGCGCGACGAATCGATCGCCGCCTCGATCGGGATGACGGGCGCCGAGGTCGAGGAGATGTACCGGCTGCTCGCGATCGCGAAGTACGACGAGCGCTACGTCATCCCCACCGCCCACGCCGAGCAGGCCCGCGACCTCGAGGAGCTCGCCTGCTCCCTCGACTACGAGGGCGGCCCGGGCATGGGCGGGGCGGGCCCCTTCGGGCAGTCCAGCGGCCCCGATGTGCCGGTCGCCGTCGAGAACTTCCACGCCCTCGCGAACCGGCAGCGCGCCGACCGGCCCTCCACGCCGGGCCGGGTGAACCTGCTGAACTGGGACGGCAACGGCAGCCCGTCCGGCCTCTTCCCGCCGAAGGACGAGGAATGA
- a CDS encoding nitrate reductase subunit alpha, producing MTTTEPQGKTRHATDGALSNGLIELGRFFRKGEVAPDLRSVFLEGGRKGDVFYRDRWSHDKVVRSTHGVNCTGSCSWKVYVKDGIITWETQQTDYPSVGPDSPEYEPRGCPRGAAFSWYTYSPTRVRYPYVRGVLLESYRRAKAEQGGDPVKAWAALTDDAETSRAYKRARGKGGLVRANWDEVLEIVAAAHVHTIKRYGPDRVAGFSPIPAMSMVSHGVGARFINLIGGTMQSFYDWYADLPVASPQVFGDQTDVPESADWWNSSYLMMWGSNVPVTRTPDAHFMTEARYRGTKVVVVSPDFADNTKFADEWVAPHPGTDGALATAMGHVILREFLAGSPAEREPYFAGYLTKYTDAPFLVTLEPHGDGLVPGKFLTAEDLGVDAANAAFKPVLLDEQGRPQVPNGTLGHRFGEADEGDWNLDLGDIRPPLSIADLDEGLQLAVDLPRFDVDPGDPEDDPERAHAGGAGSVRRGVPARRIGDRLVTTVFDLMLAQYGVGRDGMPGEWPTGYDDASTPGTPAWQEELTGVPAAQAERIGREFAVNARDSGGRSMILMGAGTNHWFHSDTIYRTFLALTMMTGCQGVNGGGWAHYVGQEKVRPVTGYTQYGTASDWVRPGRAMIGTAFWYLASDQWRYDGLPADLLSAPTGSGRFAGQTTADLLVESAKRGWMPSYPSFDRNPLDLVDEAEAAGVDPKQYVVDELDAGRLRFACEDPDDPANFPRVLNIWRANILGSSGKGNEYFLKHLLGTDASLRASESTIDRRPESMTWHDEAPEGKLDLLVTSDFRMTSTTLFSDVVLPAATWYEKYDLSSTDMHPFVHSFSPAIDPPWQTRTDFDIFAGLAARFSQMAVEHLGVRKDLVAAPLQHDTPDAMAAPHGIVGDDLPRVPGVTMPKLVVVERDYPQVARRLLSLGPLAAKLGLPTKGVVYRVEDELERLASLNGVVPEGRQGAGSIRLDTAERACEMILALSGTTNGQLAVQGFRTLEKRTGKPMAFLAEDHEGEHITFADVRARPMSVITSPEWSGSEHGGRRYTAFAQNVELLKPWHTLTGRMHFFLDHDWMAELGEQMPVFRPPLDLARLYDYPVPGERADAGGEQGVAVRYLTPHSKWSIHSEYQDNLFMLALSRGGPTIWMSPGDADRIGVVDNDWIEAVNRNGVVVARAVVSHRMPEGTVYMYHAKDRTIDVPRAETSGLRGGIHNSLTRILLKPSHLIGGYAQLSWAFNYLGPTGNQRDEVTVIRRRSQEVVY from the coding sequence ATGACGACCACCGAACCGCAGGGCAAGACCCGGCACGCCACCGACGGGGCGCTTTCGAACGGGCTCATCGAGCTCGGGCGCTTCTTCCGCAAGGGCGAGGTGGCGCCGGACCTCCGCAGCGTGTTCCTCGAGGGCGGCCGCAAGGGCGACGTGTTCTACCGCGACCGCTGGTCGCATGACAAGGTGGTGCGTTCGACGCACGGGGTGAACTGCACGGGCTCCTGCTCGTGGAAGGTGTATGTCAAAGACGGCATCATCACCTGGGAGACGCAGCAGACCGACTACCCGAGCGTCGGCCCCGACTCCCCCGAGTACGAACCGCGTGGATGCCCGCGAGGCGCCGCATTCAGCTGGTACACCTATTCGCCCACGCGCGTGCGCTACCCGTACGTGCGCGGGGTGCTGCTGGAGTCGTACCGGCGGGCGAAGGCCGAGCAGGGCGGCGACCCGGTCAAGGCGTGGGCGGCGCTCACCGACGACGCCGAGACGAGCCGCGCCTACAAGCGGGCGCGCGGCAAGGGCGGCCTGGTACGGGCGAACTGGGACGAGGTGCTCGAGATCGTCGCGGCCGCCCATGTGCACACGATCAAGCGCTACGGGCCCGACCGGGTCGCCGGCTTCTCGCCGATCCCGGCGATGTCGATGGTCTCGCACGGCGTCGGGGCGCGGTTCATCAACCTCATCGGCGGCACGATGCAGTCCTTCTACGACTGGTACGCCGACCTGCCGGTGGCCAGCCCCCAGGTCTTCGGCGACCAGACCGACGTTCCCGAGTCGGCCGACTGGTGGAACTCCAGCTACCTGATGATGTGGGGGTCGAACGTGCCGGTGACGCGCACGCCGGACGCCCACTTCATGACGGAGGCCCGCTACCGCGGCACGAAGGTCGTCGTCGTCAGTCCCGATTTCGCCGACAACACGAAGTTCGCCGACGAATGGGTGGCCCCGCACCCCGGCACCGACGGGGCGCTGGCGACGGCGATGGGGCATGTCATCCTCCGCGAGTTCCTCGCCGGATCCCCCGCCGAACGCGAGCCGTACTTCGCCGGCTACCTGACGAAATACACGGATGCGCCGTTCCTCGTGACCCTCGAGCCGCACGGCGACGGGCTCGTGCCGGGCAAGTTCCTGACGGCCGAGGACCTGGGGGTGGATGCCGCCAACGCCGCCTTCAAGCCGGTGCTCCTCGACGAGCAGGGCCGACCGCAGGTGCCGAACGGCACCCTCGGGCACCGCTTCGGCGAGGCCGACGAGGGCGACTGGAACCTGGACCTCGGCGACATCCGCCCGCCGCTGTCGATCGCCGACCTCGACGAGGGCCTGCAGCTGGCCGTCGACCTGCCCCGCTTCGACGTCGACCCGGGCGACCCCGAGGACGACCCGGAGCGGGCGCACGCCGGCGGGGCCGGTTCGGTGCGCCGCGGGGTTCCGGCCCGCCGCATCGGCGATCGGCTCGTGACGACCGTCTTCGACCTCATGCTCGCCCAGTACGGGGTGGGCCGCGACGGCATGCCGGGCGAGTGGCCGACGGGCTACGACGACGCATCCACGCCCGGAACGCCGGCCTGGCAGGAGGAGCTGACGGGGGTGCCTGCGGCGCAGGCGGAGCGGATCGGCCGCGAGTTCGCGGTGAACGCGCGCGACTCCGGCGGGCGTTCGATGATCCTCATGGGTGCCGGCACGAACCACTGGTTCCACTCCGACACGATCTACCGCACCTTCCTCGCCCTGACGATGATGACCGGCTGCCAGGGCGTGAACGGCGGCGGGTGGGCGCACTACGTCGGGCAGGAGAAGGTGCGCCCGGTGACCGGCTACACGCAGTACGGCACCGCGAGCGACTGGGTGCGGCCCGGTCGAGCGATGATCGGCACGGCCTTCTGGTACCTCGCGAGCGACCAGTGGCGTTACGACGGGCTGCCGGCCGATCTGCTGTCGGCGCCGACCGGATCGGGCCGCTTCGCCGGGCAGACGACGGCCGACCTGCTCGTCGAGTCCGCCAAGCGCGGGTGGATGCCGAGCTACCCGAGCTTCGACCGCAACCCGCTGGATCTCGTCGACGAGGCCGAGGCGGCCGGGGTGGATCCGAAGCAGTACGTCGTCGACGAACTCGACGCCGGGCGGCTGCGTTTCGCGTGCGAGGACCCGGACGATCCGGCGAACTTCCCGCGGGTGCTGAACATCTGGCGGGCGAACATCCTGGGCTCCTCGGGCAAGGGCAACGAGTACTTCCTGAAACACCTGCTCGGCACGGATGCGTCGCTCCGGGCGTCCGAGTCGACGATCGACCGCCGCCCCGAGTCGATGACGTGGCACGACGAGGCGCCGGAGGGCAAGCTCGACCTGCTCGTCACGAGCGACTTCCGGATGACGTCGACGACGCTGTTCTCCGATGTCGTGCTGCCGGCGGCGACCTGGTACGAGAAGTACGACCTCTCCTCGACCGACATGCACCCCTTCGTGCACTCCTTCAGCCCGGCGATCGACCCGCCGTGGCAGACGCGCACCGACTTCGACATCTTCGCCGGGCTCGCGGCGCGCTTCTCGCAGATGGCGGTCGAGCACCTGGGCGTGCGGAAGGACCTCGTCGCGGCGCCCTTGCAGCACGACACCCCGGATGCGATGGCGGCGCCGCACGGCATCGTCGGCGACGATCTGCCGCGGGTTCCCGGGGTGACGATGCCGAAGCTCGTCGTCGTGGAGCGCGACTACCCGCAGGTCGCCCGGCGGCTGCTCAGCCTCGGCCCGCTCGCGGCGAAGCTCGGTCTGCCGACGAAGGGCGTCGTGTACCGCGTCGAGGACGAGCTGGAGCGCCTCGCGAGCCTGAACGGGGTCGTGCCCGAGGGCCGCCAGGGCGCGGGATCCATCCGCCTCGACACGGCGGAGCGGGCCTGCGAGATGATCCTCGCCCTCTCCGGCACGACGAACGGGCAGCTCGCCGTGCAGGGCTTCCGCACCCTCGAGAAACGCACGGGCAAGCCGATGGCGTTCCTCGCCGAGGACCACGAGGGCGAGCACATCACCTTCGCGGATGTGCGGGCGCGGCCGATGAGCGTCATCACGTCGCCGGAATGGTCCGGCTCCGAGCACGGCGGCCGCCGCTACACGGCGTTCGCGCAGAACGTGGAACTGCTGAAGCCGTGGCACACCCTCACCGGGCGCATGCACTTCTTCCTCGACCACGACTGGATGGCCGAACTCGGCGAGCAGATGCCGGTGTTCCGCCCGCCGCTCGACCTCGCCCGCCTCTACGACTACCCGGTGCCAGGCGAGCGGGCCGACGCCGGCGGCGAGCAGGGCGTCGCGGTGCGCTACCTGACGCCGCACTCGAAGTGGTCGATCCACTCGGAGTACCAGGACAACCTCTTCATGCTCGCGCTCTCGCGCGGCGGCCCCACCATCTGGATGAGCCCGGGCGACGCGGACCGGATCGGCGTCGTCGACAACGACTGGATCGAGGCGGTCAACCGCAACGGCGTCGTCGTCGCCCGCGCCGTCGTCTCGCACCGGATGCCGGAGGGCACCGTGTACATGTACCACGCGAAGGACCGGACGATCGATGTGCCGAGGGCCGAGACGAGCGGGCTGCGCGGCGGCATCCACAACTCGCTCACGCGCATCCTGCTGAAACCGAGCCACCTGATCGGCGGCTACGCGCAGCTGTCGTGGGCGTTCAACTACCTGGGGCCGACCGGCAACCAGCGCGACGAGGTGACGGTCATCCGCCGTCGCAGCCAGGAGGTGGTGTACTGA
- a CDS encoding MFS transporter: MSDPKPAEPGSELKDDLSNWDPENPARWSSKRAWGTLWITTYTMFISFATWYVVSAIAPRLNDIGFALDSGQLYWLVAIPGLAAGLLRMVFMFLPPILGSRTLVVVSALLLLIPLLGWTFVVRDTSTPFWVLMALAFAAGIGGGTFSGFMPSTSYFFPKRLSGTALGLQAGLGNFGISFIQLITPWIVGFGLFGTAAIAPEVDVEGGYVWLHNGGLVLVPWVLLAAFLAFMFIRRVPVKANFREQLKIFGLKHTWIQTVLYVMGFGLFSGLGAQTGLLIGQLYGGFEGAPNALAFTFIGPAIGALVRAACGPLCDRWGGGIFTLVGAIGMFAGCIVTMFFLAPSDVGQFWGFLTGTLIIMFFSGLVNAGTFKQMPMIFPKLQAGGAIGWTASVAAFGPFFVGVLLSSIGVFPFYIWSAALCLVSVWLAWYYYVRPGAEARS, encoded by the coding sequence ATGAGCGATCCGAAACCGGCTGAACCGGGCAGCGAGCTGAAAGACGACCTGTCCAACTGGGATCCGGAGAACCCGGCACGCTGGTCGTCGAAGCGCGCATGGGGCACCCTGTGGATCACCACGTACACGATGTTCATCAGCTTCGCGACGTGGTACGTCGTCAGCGCGATCGCACCGCGCCTGAACGACATCGGCTTCGCCCTGGACTCCGGGCAGCTGTACTGGCTCGTCGCGATCCCGGGCCTCGCGGCGGGCCTCTTGCGCATGGTGTTCATGTTCCTGCCGCCGATCCTCGGCTCCCGCACGCTCGTGGTGGTCTCCGCCCTGCTGCTGCTCATCCCGCTGCTCGGGTGGACGTTCGTCGTGCGCGACACCTCGACGCCGTTCTGGGTGCTGATGGCGCTCGCGTTCGCAGCCGGCATCGGCGGCGGCACCTTCTCGGGCTTCATGCCCTCGACGAGCTATTTCTTCCCGAAGCGCCTGTCGGGCACGGCCCTCGGCCTGCAGGCCGGCCTCGGCAACTTCGGCATCTCGTTCATCCAGCTGATCACGCCGTGGATCGTGGGCTTCGGCCTGTTCGGCACGGCGGCGATCGCGCCCGAGGTGGATGTCGAGGGCGGGTACGTGTGGCTGCACAACGGCGGTCTCGTGCTCGTGCCCTGGGTGCTGCTGGCCGCCTTCCTCGCGTTCATGTTCATCAGGCGGGTGCCGGTGAAGGCGAACTTCCGCGAGCAGTTGAAGATCTTCGGTCTGAAGCACACGTGGATCCAGACGGTGCTCTACGTCATGGGCTTCGGCCTGTTCTCGGGGCTCGGCGCGCAGACGGGTCTGCTCATCGGGCAGCTGTACGGCGGCTTCGAGGGGGCGCCGAACGCGCTCGCGTTCACCTTCATCGGGCCGGCGATCGGCGCGCTCGTGCGTGCGGCGTGCGGCCCGCTCTGCGACCGCTGGGGCGGCGGCATCTTCACCCTCGTCGGCGCGATCGGCATGTTCGCCGGCTGCATCGTGACGATGTTCTTCCTCGCGCCGAGCGACGTCGGCCAGTTCTGGGGGTTCCTCACCGGCACCCTCATCATCATGTTCTTCTCGGGCCTCGTGAACGCCGGCACGTTCAAGCAGATGCCGATGATCTTCCCGAAGCTGCAGGCGGGCGGCGCGATCGGCTGGACGGCATCCGTCGCCGCCTTCGGCCCGTTCTTCGTCGGCGTGCTGCTGTCGAGCATCGGCGTGTTCCCGTTCTACATCTGGTCGGCGGCGCTCTGCCTGGTGAGCGTGTGGCTGGCCTGGTACTACTACGTGCGCCCCGGCGCCGAGGCAAGGAGCTGA
- a CDS encoding MogA/MoaB family molybdenum cofactor biosynthesis protein — protein sequence MEAARVVTVSDRSARGERPDATGPVLVARLREAGWDAAGALVPDGADSVRAAIAEAVASGARLVVTTGGTGIGPRDETPEGTAPLLARTLPGIPEEIRRRGGSHGMLSRALAGIATGPGGRGALVANLPGSPGGAADGLDVVLSVAAHVLSQLDGGDHDAAAHRAATA from the coding sequence ATGGAGGCAGCCCGGGTCGTGACCGTGTCGGACCGCTCCGCCCGCGGCGAGCGGCCGGACGCGACCGGACCCGTGCTCGTCGCGCGGCTGCGCGAGGCGGGGTGGGATGCGGCCGGCGCGCTCGTGCCCGACGGAGCCGACTCGGTCCGAGCCGCGATCGCCGAGGCAGTGGCCTCCGGCGCCCGCCTCGTCGTCACCACCGGCGGCACCGGCATCGGGCCCCGCGACGAGACCCCCGAGGGCACCGCCCCGCTGCTCGCCCGCACGCTGCCCGGCATCCCCGAGGAGATCCGCCGGCGCGGAGGCTCGCACGGGATGCTCTCGCGCGCCCTCGCCGGCATCGCGACCGGACCCGGGGGTCGCGGCGCCCTCGTGGCGAACCTGCCCGGCTCGCCCGGCGGCGCCGCCGACGGACTCGACGTCGTGCTCTCGGTGGCGGCGCACGTGCTCTCGCAGCTCGATGGCGGGGACCACGACGCCGCGGCGCACCGGGCGGCCACCGCATGA